From a region of the Fibrobacter sp. UWB16 genome:
- a CDS encoding cellulase family glycosylhydrolase, which produces MRKVIFISLLVLSFVSFAVATPVARPSTNGKLHVVGTELHDEHGNVVVLKGASTHGLTWFPQFVNNGLFKQLSTEWNTNLIRLAMYSKDYVEGNRKKNLEILRKGIEYAIANDMYVLVDWHVLEDQNPNVYLAEAISFFNEMAREYANVPNVIFEICNEPNGDCTWEDIKEYAHVVIPVIRRHKPDALIVIGTPNYAREIQYPAEDPVPFENVMYSFHFYATSHTYVFRAKLRNVVKQGTPIFITESGLCEESGDGKIDFENVRIWYSLIDSLHISYTIWNLSNKEEESSMIRDDSRAVEYLTDGDLTISGRFAKALFQGTPIDKITLEYSTIENFKILARSKPHKVWLMFAGPLFIFLILCLAVEKYRKRSKNKVIRSYDDLLKYSTDEAAKKFNKSPLKVILGDMFLLFSSLCTLVYLCWRVTCSIPYAYGWIAVVGSFLLLVVEVLGFFESFVHYGGLLKLRDHPLPKIADEEFPDVDIFISTYNEPVELLRKTIIGCKYMEYPDKSKVHICLCDDNRRPEMRALAEELGVIYFDRPNNEGAKAGNLNAALARTRSPYVVTFDADMVPQRKFLLKTIPYFVDADRINARLPEERRRSLGFIQTPQSFYTPDVFQHNLYAERVVPNEQDYFYDVIEAAKTSTNSVIYGGSNTVISRKALEDIGGFYTKSITEDFATGMLIESAGYVSLGLSEPLASGVAPSTFQDHVQQRTRWGRGVIATAKQLKFLRNRKLDVSQKMSYLNSVLYWFSPLKNLIYLISPLMFAVFCIPIFKCTLVDLALFWLPMHILQILALRVTSQGKISAQWSGIYETSVMPFLLMPVVKEVFGITLSKFKVTKKEKASFRRVVDKRSLVPFVVLLVLTFAGIVRMTYMMVAFKYIGILAVLFWLVRNSYYLTMCLFLGFGRDSDGENVKVFAAELVTLHKCDGMDVDGVTTRLTEHSVDVFTDEVDVLYLGEQVELGISTNGYDLNVKGTVVSIRHSCNPDVPSVYTVEILDFAGQKDAYVQMLYDLTPTLPQRLRFGDEYIRNLWKNLGHRIVRV; this is translated from the coding sequence ATGCGGAAGGTTATCTTTATTTCTCTTTTGGTTCTGTCGTTTGTCTCATTTGCGGTGGCGACTCCTGTTGCGCGTCCATCGACGAACGGTAAACTTCATGTCGTGGGTACGGAGCTTCACGACGAGCATGGGAATGTCGTCGTTCTCAAGGGCGCAAGCACCCACGGTCTCACATGGTTTCCGCAGTTCGTGAACAACGGATTGTTCAAACAGCTCAGCACAGAGTGGAATACGAACCTTATTCGCCTTGCCATGTATTCCAAGGATTATGTAGAGGGCAATCGCAAAAAGAATTTGGAAATTTTGCGCAAGGGTATTGAATATGCCATTGCAAACGATATGTACGTCTTGGTGGACTGGCATGTTCTAGAAGATCAGAATCCTAATGTGTATCTTGCCGAGGCGATTTCTTTCTTTAACGAAATGGCTAGGGAATATGCAAACGTCCCGAACGTGATTTTTGAAATTTGCAATGAGCCCAATGGCGACTGCACTTGGGAGGATATCAAGGAATATGCGCATGTCGTTATCCCGGTGATTCGCAGGCACAAACCCGATGCCTTGATTGTCATTGGTACGCCAAACTATGCTCGTGAAATCCAGTACCCGGCAGAGGATCCGGTTCCGTTTGAAAACGTGATGTATTCGTTCCATTTTTATGCAACTTCGCATACTTATGTCTTTCGTGCAAAACTTCGTAATGTCGTGAAACAAGGAACGCCGATATTTATTACGGAAAGTGGTCTTTGCGAAGAATCGGGTGATGGAAAAATTGATTTTGAAAATGTAAGGATTTGGTATAGCTTGATTGACTCCTTGCATATAAGCTATACCATTTGGAATCTTTCGAATAAAGAAGAAGAATCCTCGATGATCCGTGATGATTCCCGTGCTGTGGAATATTTGACGGATGGTGATTTGACAATTTCGGGACGTTTTGCAAAGGCGCTGTTCCAAGGGACGCCGATTGATAAGATTACGCTTGAATATAGTACGATTGAAAATTTCAAGATTCTTGCGCGTTCTAAGCCTCACAAAGTATGGCTTATGTTTGCGGGGCCTCTGTTTATTTTCCTCATTCTGTGTCTTGCTGTGGAAAAGTATAGAAAACGTTCTAAAAACAAAGTAATACGCTCTTACGATGATTTGCTGAAGTACAGTACGGACGAAGCTGCGAAAAAGTTTAATAAGAGTCCGCTCAAGGTGATTCTTGGCGATATGTTTCTCTTGTTTAGTTCGCTTTGCACGCTCGTTTATCTTTGTTGGCGTGTAACGTGCTCGATTCCGTATGCTTATGGCTGGATAGCTGTGGTGGGGAGTTTTCTCCTGCTCGTTGTAGAGGTTCTCGGCTTTTTTGAATCATTTGTCCATTACGGTGGTTTGCTCAAGTTGCGCGATCATCCGCTCCCGAAAATTGCGGATGAAGAATTCCCGGATGTCGATATTTTCATTTCGACGTACAACGAGCCTGTGGAACTTTTGCGCAAGACGATTATCGGCTGCAAGTACATGGAATATCCGGACAAGTCCAAAGTTCATATTTGCCTGTGTGATGACAACCGTCGCCCAGAAATGCGCGCGCTTGCCGAAGAACTCGGCGTGATTTATTTTGATCGCCCGAATAACGAGGGCGCGAAAGCAGGGAACTTGAATGCAGCTCTTGCTCGGACGCGTTCGCCGTATGTAGTGACGTTCGATGCCGACATGGTTCCGCAGCGTAAGTTCTTGCTCAAGACGATCCCGTACTTTGTCGATGCCGATCGCATCAATGCGAGATTGCCAGAAGAACGCCGCCGTTCGTTAGGTTTTATCCAGACGCCGCAAAGCTTTTATACGCCTGACGTGTTTCAGCACAATCTTTATGCCGAACGCGTTGTGCCAAATGAACAGGATTATTTCTATGATGTGATTGAGGCTGCAAAAACTTCGACGAACAGCGTAATTTACGGCGGCTCGAATACGGTTATATCTCGCAAGGCGCTCGAAGATATTGGTGGATTCTATACAAAGTCTATTACGGAAGACTTTGCGACGGGCATGCTGATTGAATCGGCGGGTTATGTGAGCCTTGGACTTTCTGAACCGCTTGCGTCGGGCGTTGCGCCATCGACGTTCCAGGACCATGTGCAGCAGCGCACCCGCTGGGGGCGCGGCGTGATTGCCACTGCAAAGCAGCTCAAGTTCTTGCGCAACCGCAAATTGGATGTGTCGCAAAAGATGAGCTACTTGAACTCTGTGCTTTACTGGTTCTCGCCACTCAAGAACTTGATTTACCTGATTTCGCCGTTGATGTTTGCTGTGTTCTGCATTCCGATTTTCAAGTGTACGCTTGTGGACCTTGCTCTATTCTGGTTGCCGATGCACATCTTGCAAATTCTGGCGCTCCGTGTCACGAGCCAAGGCAAAATTTCGGCGCAGTGGAGCGGTATTTACGAGACTTCTGTGATGCCGTTCCTTTTGATGCCTGTCGTGAAGGAGGTGTTTGGCATAACGCTTTCCAAGTTTAAGGTGACGAAAAAAGAAAAGGCAAGTTTCCGTAGAGTTGTTGACAAGCGAAGCCTTGTGCCGTTTGTTGTTCTTTTGGTGCTTACGTTTGCGGGAATTGTTCGCATGACTTACATGATGGTGGCGTTTAAATACATCGGAATTTTGGCGGTGCTGTTCTGGCTTGTGCGCAATTCGTATTACCTCACGATGTGCTTGTTCCTTGGCTTTGGCCGCGATTCCGATGGTGAAAATGTGAAGGTTTTTGCCGCTGAACTTGTTACGCTTCACAAATGCGATGGGATGGATGTTGATGGCGTGACGACCAGGCTTACTGAGCATTCGGTGGATGTCTTTACCGATGAAGTGGATGTGCTTTATTTAGGCGAGCAAGTGGAACTTGGAATTTCTACGAATGGCTATGACTTGAATGTCAAGGGGACTGTTGTTTCAATTCGTCATTCGTGCAACCCGGATGTGCCGAGCGTCTATACCGTTGAAATCCTCGATTTCGCAGGCCAGAAAGATGCGTATGTGCAAATGCTCTATGACCTCACCCCGACTTTGCCGCAGCGATTGCGCTTTGGCGACGAGTACATTCGCAACCTGTGGAAAAATCTGGGACATCGAATCGTCAGAGTTTAA